In a genomic window of Nocardiopsis mwathae:
- a CDS encoding siderophore-interacting protein codes for MSRPDHRHRHLDRIAEVRAGRHAEKVGYPIRIREAEVVRTAMVGAGLLRVTLGGAGTAGFESHAPDEHVKLIFPEPDGSVRLPEPNGLMLRWPRPTPTSREYTVRRYDPASGEIDIDIAPHEGGLASDWAQAVEPGAVVHVAGPPGGLIVPHSYDRYLLAGDITALPAIARRLEELPGSARGWAFVEVADAAEEIGMSAPEGVEVRWLHRGDRPAGTGGALARAVTSVSVPEGERLYVWAAGEAGQIKPLRRWVRDELRLEKADHDITGYWKRGVADFDDDH; via the coding sequence CCACGCGGAGAAGGTGGGCTATCCGATCCGCATCCGCGAGGCGGAGGTCGTGCGGACCGCCATGGTCGGCGCCGGCCTGCTGCGGGTGACCCTGGGCGGTGCGGGCACCGCGGGGTTCGAGTCCCACGCACCGGACGAGCACGTGAAACTGATCTTCCCGGAGCCGGACGGCTCGGTGCGGCTCCCCGAGCCGAACGGCCTGATGCTGCGCTGGCCGCGCCCGACACCCACCTCGCGCGAGTACACCGTGCGCCGCTACGACCCGGCCTCAGGCGAGATCGACATCGACATCGCCCCGCACGAGGGCGGCCTGGCGTCGGACTGGGCACAGGCCGTGGAGCCGGGCGCCGTCGTCCACGTCGCCGGACCCCCCGGCGGGCTCATCGTCCCCCACTCCTATGACCGCTACCTTCTGGCGGGCGACATCACGGCGCTGCCCGCGATCGCGCGCCGCCTGGAGGAGCTGCCCGGGAGCGCGAGGGGTTGGGCCTTCGTCGAGGTCGCCGACGCCGCGGAGGAGATCGGGATGTCCGCGCCCGAAGGTGTCGAGGTGCGCTGGCTGCACCGCGGCGACCGCCCGGCCGGCACCGGCGGCGCGCTGGCGCGGGCCGTGACGTCGGTGTCCGTTCCCGAGGGTGAGCGCCTGTACGTGTGGGCCGCGGGCGAGGCGGGGCAGATCAAGCCGCTGCGGCGCTGGGTCCGCGACGAGCTGCGGCTGGAAAAGGCCGACCACGACATCACCGGCTACTGGAAGCGGGGCGTCGCCGACTTCGACGACGACCACTGA
- a CDS encoding ABC transporter substrate-binding protein codes for MFTRRSPGLVGALALSLALAGCGSSTGGEDASGESGETRVFTADNGEITIPADPQRVVATGYAVPVLIEADAPLVGISSWQRGEPLMSEEDLATYEELPKVAGEQAAETNYEAIAEADPDLIVIGVPAPVLGDIDVERLESIAPVVAIGPTVPSAWRELSRKQADAAGALDRFDAVQGEYENKAADLAEKYSDVLPQLKLGHIGEYGEVAKGTFQREFSGSWGTNIAEDIGAAYYGEVKEPGPGSRAVSEYPSVEELPDSLGEADAITYSVKADGSIPESVQYVMDSELWKNLPAVKDGKTFPIQHTEAATYGQAMRTLDAIDESFAPLLEQ; via the coding sequence ATGTTCACACGCAGATCGCCGGGCCTGGTCGGCGCACTCGCTCTGTCCCTCGCCCTGGCCGGGTGCGGGTCGTCGACGGGCGGGGAGGACGCCTCCGGGGAGAGTGGCGAGACCCGCGTGTTCACCGCGGACAACGGCGAGATCACCATCCCCGCCGACCCGCAGCGCGTGGTGGCCACCGGGTACGCCGTCCCCGTCCTGATCGAAGCCGACGCTCCCCTGGTCGGGATCTCGTCATGGCAGCGCGGCGAGCCGCTGATGAGCGAGGAGGACCTGGCCACCTACGAGGAGCTGCCGAAGGTGGCCGGCGAGCAGGCGGCCGAGACCAACTACGAGGCGATCGCCGAGGCCGACCCCGACCTCATCGTCATCGGCGTCCCGGCCCCGGTGCTCGGCGACATCGACGTCGAGCGGCTGGAGTCCATCGCCCCGGTCGTGGCGATCGGCCCGACCGTGCCGTCGGCGTGGCGCGAGCTGTCCCGCAAGCAGGCCGACGCGGCGGGCGCGCTCGATCGGTTCGACGCCGTGCAGGGGGAGTACGAGAACAAGGCCGCCGATCTGGCCGAAAAGTACTCCGACGTGCTGCCGCAGCTGAAGCTGGGGCACATCGGCGAGTACGGCGAGGTCGCCAAGGGCACCTTCCAGCGCGAGTTCAGCGGCTCGTGGGGCACCAACATCGCCGAGGACATCGGCGCGGCGTACTACGGCGAGGTCAAGGAGCCCGGCCCCGGTTCGCGCGCGGTCAGCGAGTACCCCTCCGTCGAGGAGCTGCCGGACTCGCTCGGTGAGGCCGACGCCATCACCTACTCGGTCAAGGCCGACGGCAGCATCCCCGAGTCGGTTCAGTACGTCATGGACTCGGAGCTGTGGAAGAACCTGCCCGCCGTCAAGGACGGGAAGACCTTCCCGATCCAGCACACCGAGGCCGCGACCTACGGGCAGGCCATGCGGACCCTGGACGCGATCGACGAGTCGTTCGCGCCGCTGCTGGAGCAGTGA
- a CDS encoding iron chelate uptake ABC transporter family permease subunit, which yields MTPLGRTSEPAQTTRRTPRIGRVGLLAGGLVLLAAVAVLSIGVGARPIPPADVVRALFDFQGTDDHVVVWNMRAPRALLAVAVGAALAVAGALIQTLARNPLAEPGILGVTAGAGFAITLGSALGLAAGQAGELGWAIVGSVLAALLVAAVGRSSPLRLVLTGVALTAVLNGVALGMRLRFPDVFDVYRFWSVGSLAAREQAPLGLPLAAIAVCLVGAVLLSRALNALALGETVAHTLGAGVARVRALALVLITVLSGAATAVAGPILFVGLIVPHLVRRPAGGSVPWLVLYSMVLGAILLLVADVGSRVLLPTGEVPVAIVTAFLGGPVLIWAVRRYGAGSL from the coding sequence GTGACCCCCCTAGGCCGGACGTCCGAACCGGCGCAGACCACCAGGCGCACACCGCGGATCGGGCGGGTCGGACTGCTCGCCGGCGGGCTGGTGCTGCTGGCCGCCGTCGCCGTGCTCAGCATCGGCGTCGGCGCCCGCCCGATCCCTCCCGCCGATGTGGTGCGGGCCCTGTTCGACTTCCAGGGGACCGACGACCACGTGGTGGTGTGGAATATGCGGGCGCCCCGCGCGCTGCTGGCCGTCGCCGTGGGCGCCGCGCTGGCGGTGGCGGGCGCGCTGATCCAGACGCTGGCCCGCAACCCGCTGGCCGAGCCCGGAATCCTCGGGGTCACCGCGGGGGCCGGGTTCGCCATCACCCTCGGGTCGGCGCTGGGCCTGGCCGCCGGGCAGGCGGGCGAGCTGGGTTGGGCGATCGTCGGCTCGGTACTCGCGGCGCTGCTGGTCGCCGCCGTCGGGCGGAGCTCACCGCTGCGCCTGGTGCTCACCGGGGTGGCGCTGACCGCGGTGCTGAACGGTGTCGCGCTGGGCATGCGGCTGCGGTTCCCGGACGTCTTCGACGTCTACCGGTTCTGGTCGGTCGGCTCACTGGCGGCCCGGGAACAGGCGCCGCTGGGGCTGCCGCTGGCGGCGATCGCGGTGTGCCTGGTCGGCGCGGTGCTGCTGAGCCGGGCGCTCAACGCCCTGGCGCTGGGCGAGACCGTGGCGCACACGCTGGGCGCCGGCGTGGCGCGGGTGCGGGCGCTGGCGCTGGTGCTCATCACCGTGCTCAGCGGGGCGGCCACGGCTGTGGCCGGGCCGATCCTGTTCGTCGGGCTGATCGTTCCGCACCTCGTCCGCCGTCCGGCGGGGGGCTCGGTGCCGTGGCTGGTGCTCTATTCGATGGTGCTGGGCGCGATCCTGCTGCTGGTCGCCGATGTCGGTTCGCGGGTGCTGCTGCCCACCGGTGAGGTGCCGGTGGCGATCGTGACGGCGTTCCTCGGCGGACCCGTGCTGATCTGGGCCGTCCGCCGCTACGGGGCGGGGTCGCTGTGA
- a CDS encoding iron chelate uptake ABC transporter family permease subunit: MNTRLLHAEHRTVAVSAVLAAVIAGLGLLGLCYGASWATPGEVLAALTGAERSVVITEWRLPRVMAGLVFGAALGVAGAIFQNLTRNPMGSPDIIGLDAGAYTGALIAITVLSGTSAQLATGSVVGGLLVAAVIYLLSSDRGFSGLRLVVIGIAVNAMVTAVNSWIVLRADLEIAIAAVGWSAGSLNGVDWADLRVPFAVIAVLLVGMAALSRDMHQTLLGDAVAVTTGVALNRLRLLMVLIGVGCTATVTAVAGPIAFIALAAPQIGRRLAGAAGVPLLPAALTGAVLLQGADLLAQMLLAPVALPVGVVSTAIGGCYLIWLLTKEVRRA; this comes from the coding sequence GTGAACACACGTCTTCTGCACGCCGAACACCGCACGGTGGCGGTATCGGCGGTGCTGGCCGCCGTCATCGCGGGCCTGGGTCTGCTCGGGCTCTGCTACGGCGCCTCCTGGGCCACCCCCGGCGAGGTGCTGGCCGCGCTGACCGGGGCGGAGCGCTCCGTGGTGATCACGGAATGGCGGCTGCCGCGGGTCATGGCCGGGCTGGTCTTCGGCGCCGCGCTCGGTGTGGCCGGCGCGATCTTCCAGAACCTCACCCGCAACCCGATGGGCAGCCCGGACATCATCGGGCTCGACGCGGGTGCCTACACCGGCGCCCTGATCGCCATCACCGTGCTGTCGGGCACGTCCGCGCAGCTGGCCACCGGGTCGGTGGTCGGCGGGCTGCTCGTCGCGGCCGTGATCTACCTGCTCTCCTCCGACCGGGGCTTCTCCGGGCTGCGGCTGGTGGTGATCGGCATCGCGGTCAACGCGATGGTGACCGCGGTCAACTCGTGGATCGTGCTCCGCGCCGACCTGGAGATCGCCATCGCCGCGGTGGGGTGGAGCGCCGGCTCGCTCAACGGCGTGGACTGGGCCGACCTGCGCGTCCCGTTCGCGGTGATCGCCGTCCTGCTCGTGGGCATGGCCGCGCTGTCCCGCGACATGCACCAGACGCTGCTCGGCGACGCGGTCGCGGTGACCACCGGTGTCGCGCTCAACCGGCTGCGGCTGCTGATGGTGCTGATCGGCGTCGGCTGCACGGCCACGGTGACCGCGGTGGCCGGGCCGATCGCGTTCATCGCCCTGGCCGCCCCGCAGATCGGCCGCAGGCTCGCGGGCGCCGCCGGAGTGCCGCTGCTCCCGGCCGCGCTGACCGGGGCCGTGCTGCTCCAAGGCGCCGACCTGCTCGCCCAGATGCTGCTGGCGCCCGTCGCACTTCCCGTCGGCGTGGTGAGCACCGCGATCGGCGGCTGCTACCTGATCTGGCTGCTGACCAAGGAGGTGAGGCGCGCATGA
- a CDS encoding ABC transporter ATP-binding protein, which produces MTARLSAQEITLRYGERVVSTRLSLDIPDGAFTAIVGPNACGKSTLLRAFVRLLRPDTGQVHLDGREVGGYPSKALAKVLGFLPQDPLAPDGIRVRQLVSRGRFPHQSLLAAWSARDEEAVGEAMIAAGVDDLADRPVQELSGGQRQRVWMAMVLAQQTPYLLLDEPTSFLDITHQYQLLGLLARMRDEGRTVIAVLHDINQACRFADHLVAMRDGRVAAEGDPAEIVDAALVKDVFDLPSVIVPDPVTDTPMVVPTLQGD; this is translated from the coding sequence ATGACCGCACGCCTCAGCGCGCAGGAGATCACCCTGCGCTACGGCGAACGCGTGGTGTCCACACGGCTGAGCCTCGACATCCCCGACGGCGCGTTCACCGCCATCGTGGGTCCCAACGCGTGCGGGAAGTCCACCCTGCTGCGGGCGTTCGTCCGGCTGCTGCGCCCCGACACCGGGCAGGTGCACCTCGACGGGCGCGAGGTGGGGGGCTACCCGTCCAAGGCCCTGGCCAAGGTGCTCGGCTTCCTGCCGCAGGACCCCCTGGCCCCCGACGGCATCAGGGTCCGCCAGCTGGTGAGCCGGGGGCGGTTCCCGCACCAGTCGCTGCTGGCCGCGTGGTCGGCCCGGGACGAGGAGGCCGTCGGTGAGGCGATGATCGCCGCCGGCGTCGACGACCTGGCCGACCGACCGGTCCAGGAACTGTCCGGCGGGCAGCGCCAGCGGGTGTGGATGGCCATGGTGCTCGCCCAGCAGACGCCCTACCTGCTGCTCGACGAGCCGACATCCTTCCTGGACATCACCCACCAGTACCAGCTGCTCGGGCTGCTGGCCCGAATGCGCGACGAGGGGCGCACGGTCATCGCCGTCCTCCACGACATCAACCAGGCCTGCCGCTTCGCCGACCACTTGGTCGCCATGCGCGACGGCCGGGTGGCCGCCGAGGGCGACCCCGCCGAGATCGTGGACGCCGCGCTGGTCAAAGACGTATTCGACCTTCCCAGCGTCATCGTCCCCGACCCGGTGACCGACACCCCCATGGTCGTCCCCACACTCCAAGGAGACTGA